In Ostrea edulis chromosome 6, xbOstEdul1.1, whole genome shotgun sequence, a single window of DNA contains:
- the LOC125647245 gene encoding uncharacterized protein K02A2.6-like, with translation MNSDIENFVQRCEICSALQPDQQSEPMISHDIPKRPWERVGCDLFEFDGNDYLICADYFSDFVEIDRLHDKTGKEVINKLKGQIAPHGIPDVIITDNGPPFNS, from the coding sequence ATGAACTCTGATATTGAGAACTTCGTACAGCGCTGTGAGATTTGTAGTGCACTTCAGCCAGATCAACAAAGCGAACCAATGATTTCACATGATATACCAAAGAGACCTTGGGAACGAGTTGGTTGTGATTTATTCGAGTTTGATGGAAATGACTATCTGATTTGTGCAGACTACTTCTCTGATTTTGTCGAGATAGACAGACTTCATGACAAGACTGGAAAGGAGGTTATAAACAAATTGAAAGGACAAATAGCACCTCACGGCATTCCTGATGTCATCATCACAGATAATGGTCCACCATTCAACAGTTGA